Within the Bos indicus x Bos taurus breed Angus x Brahman F1 hybrid chromosome 17, Bos_hybrid_MaternalHap_v2.0, whole genome shotgun sequence genome, the region GACACAGGTATAAATACCTGGTCCCATGCTGGCAGGGGGTGGGTATTCAGTAAGTGCTATTCTGCTTCTTACCTCATAGGTGGTGAGAAGACAACTCTGGATGTTAAGATGGGCAGACAGTCCAGTTGGTGGGAAGCAGAGCTGTGGCAGCGCCTCCAGCCCTTCCTTTCCCCTAGCCTGGGGGGCACCTGTGCCTGGAGCCCTGAGGGGGCAGGGAATGGATGAGGCTGGGCTCCAGCCAGGAGGGAGCTTTCTGCTGGGCTTCCTTATCTTCTGCACCCTGTTTGCTCTCCAGGCAGCAGAGAAGTCATCGAGCTGGTGGGACTGCTGGTTAACACTGGAGAGCCCCACGGGAGAATTTGGCAGGGCTGTGAAAAGCCCTTGGATCAAGAAGTCACCCGAGGGCGCTCTGTGCTTGTCCCGGCTCCTGCCAGGCTGATGACCTGCTGCTGGCTCCCTGTGCCAGCTTTGGGACGCCGGCCATCACTGTTCTTCCTCAGGGGCCTCCACTAGCCCCGGGCAGTGAGAACTAACAGAGGACACCTGCCACTCCCTGGCCCCCTGGCCCAGCAGGGCACGGTGctcagggtgtggggaggggccgGTACCGTCCTCAGTGCTCTGGCCGAGTGGCTGGGGGCCTGCAGAACCTTGCGGTGGCGCTAGGTGGCACTCCCGCCCAGGGGAGTCCAGGCAAGGTGGAAATAGAGGCCCAAGTGTGGCTGGCCAGAGGGGCCTCACTCGGGGAAAGTGCACCTGCCGAGGGGTTTGTTAGTCCCAGAAACCATGTTGAGTTTTGTCTGGAATATGGTCCAGAAGGCATTTCCCTCCTGAGGTACGCGTGGTGGAGGGCAGGTTAGAAGGCGGGAGAGCCGGTCTCAGGGCTGGTTTATGAGTTTTCTAAGCACTGACCAGCCTGAGAGTTTCGAATGATTCCAGAGCTCAGGTCCACGTGGAGCAGCCCAGTTGGTCCTTTCACGGTGGAGAGCAGCAGTGCTCCGGGGCGCTCGGAGGATGAAAAGCTGGGCTCTTGGGCCAGGTTTGTCACAcacactgcccccccccccccccccccgcccccgctccgTCGGGTCTGGGTGCACTGCAGGCTTTGGGGAAGCCGCGATGGTCTCCCCAGGTTTCTGGGTCTGTGTTTTTCTTGTTAGGATTGTGTATCAGCATCTTCTGTGCTTTAACTCCTTGTCCTCCCATCGTGAGTGGTGTTTGGCGCTCTaagctcagaggagcctggagactcGCTGAGAATGCCCatgcccccccccgcccctccccgcctgcCTCCCAGCTCCGCCCCGTCGGTGATGGGGGCCGTCCCTGAGGGAGGAGCCTCcgtcttctccctcctccccgctGAGATGCCCCAGGCTGTGGTTTGTTGGTGGATCCAGATGCTGGCAGGTGTGTGAGCTGTGTGTGCCACTGCGCCTTCTCTGCATCTGGCGCAGATGGCCTTGGCTCCCCTGCCATCTCCTCACAAGCCCTAAGGCTTCCTGAAGAGGAAGAGGCTCTTCTAAATGCTCTGGAAAGTGAATTCCCCATGGTCAGAAGATGCTGGGGTGGTACTGCGTGCTTTCTGTGACTGAGTCGTGGTGGTGGTGCACCCCTGAAAACTGGCTCATTCCATCCCATGTTGACCAAGTGTTTTTGGTGGGCATAGGGGGTAGGGTGCTGAAGCCTGCAGGCTGGGGCCCCACCATCCAGTGGGGCAGGAAGATAGGAGGAGAATCACCCCACAGGTCTTAATCCCTGCGAGGAAGCCTGCGTGCAGGGCTGGGCGGACCTTGCCCACTGGGCCTCCTGTGCTGGTCTGCACTGGGGGTTTATGTGTCAGGGTGTATCTGCCTGGAGaagaggggttggggaggggaagcAGCCTTTGTCCTCAGGGTTGGGTGTGAGAAGGAGCGAGGGCTTCGCTGCCTTCTGTCAGCTCTGAGGGCTGGCTAGAAAAGGTGGCTGGAGGCTGAGGCCCGCACTGCGAGGAGGCCCGGCGGTGGGGAGGGGCGTGTGGGGGGCCGCGCGGCGCCCCCAGCCCCGGAGGCGGTCCCCTCTTCCTGCCGCTcctctgccccgccccgccccttaaAGGGACCCTGGCCGGGGCGGGCGCGGCCGAGCCTGGTGTCcggcccctgcccccgccccggcGGCCTGAGTGGCTGCAGCCAggcccccgcccgcccgccccctGCTTCCGTGGAGCGGCGCCTCCCGGGAGTTCAGTCGCGCAGGCGGCGCGGACGCGAGCGGAGCCGACCACCTGCGGGTGAGTGAGCAAGGAGGCCCTCGCCTCCTGGGCTGTGGGTCGCCCCTTCCCACCGGGGATCTGAGGAGCACCCCGCTCCCTTCCCGGTCCTCACCGAGCTGTGGCTTCCCTGGCCCCACGCGGTGGGTCACGGGGCCCGGCGGATGAGCTCACTTCCTCAGCGTCTTGTAGCATCTCTTCGCCCCACAGCCCGGAAAAGGGAAACCCGGGCTGCTCGGGGTCTTTCCTGCGCCCAGTTTCCTCAGTGCTGCCGGGGGCTGGGAGTTGAGGGGAGGGAAGCGGGACCACGGGCCTGAGGGGGTGAAACCCGCCCTTCCCAGAACCCCACTCCCGGCTGGTGCCAAGgactgtcctggagaaggttgcTTTCCTTGAGGGGAGCTAAGAAcgactcctgcctcctccctgcacCTCCCCTGAAAAAGGCGCATCTGGACCTTTCtttttgcttcctcttctttCACCGGAGGCTTCCCCAAGATGGCTTACCCATTTCTCAGGGAGAATCCATTTTCTTGGTTCCCTACTTCTGACATTTTGTCACCTCTAGCCCTGGCACTCACGGAGGAATCGTTGGTGGCCCCACCTGGACACAGCTGCCCTGTGACTACCCCACAGAGCAGGCGTGTGCACCGCAAGTCAGGCCAGGGACACGTGGTTTGGGGGCACTGGGGGTCACCTGCCGAGGCTTCAGGCCGGGTGTCTGGCACCCAGGGAGCTTTCCATACGGAACACCCTCTGCCCCCTCTGCCCCCGGCTGACTTGTGCAGGGTGTGAGGGGTGGGCGGGGATGTTGCGGCAGGGCTAGGGTTCTGTGAACCCCAGAAGAGCTCGTCCTGACAAAGGTGAGCCCCTCCAACTTGGTCTTCTTGAGCCCGCCCTTCCTGCTCACATCATTGCTGCCCTGGGgttggggctcctctgtccgaacTGCCTCCTCCGCCCTGTTCCTTCTGTCTTCCCTGTGAGAGCAAACTTCTGTCCTCCCAGAGCGTGGGTCTGAAAGGGAGGGGGGCCTCAGGAGCCAGGACTGCGGGATGAGGCTGTGCTAAGCTTTTGGGGGGAATGGAGGCGTGGGGTTTCCAAGCCTCCAGACAGGTGACCCGGAGGAGCAGTCCTTCCCCTTTCAGATGAGGGGACTGAGACCTAGACAGCGCCTGCCGCTGGCCTTTCCCAGCGTGCAGGGTGAGGGTGGCGGGGGCATCCAGGGTCACAGCCACCAGATGGTCCCCGTCCCCTACCAGAGCCACTCTGTCCACATGTTCCGCATGGCTGGCTCTTAGGCTGCGCAATGACTTTGAACTCCTACTGGTCCCAGCCCCATCTCATCCCACGGAGTGTCCTTGGGACTCTAGGGAGAGAGGGAAGCTGTCTGTACTTGTGTTTCAGAGTGCCCTCCTTGCAGAGTCCACATTCAGGCCTGAGTGCCCCAAGTTGCACTCagggagccagagagagagagaaggctctGGCTTGGCCTCCAAAGGCCACTGTAGGCACAGAGGGCAGGGGGGCTCTGAAGTGGGAACACCCTGAGTGAGAAGGGTGGACCTCGAGGGACCCATTCCCGCCAGTGTGCAGCTCCCAGCTGGTTGGTGCTTGAGGGTGCTGGCCCATTTCTTGGGGGACAGCTGAACTCATGCCTGCTTCCTGGGGGCCTTTGGGGGGTGCACCGATGGTGATTTAGAAGAAATCTGACCCTGGTCTCAGTGTCCCATTTTAGAGGAGGCAGCAGAGTAGTGGCCGAGACAGGACTGAGGCATGCAGATTTCGGGCTCCTCAGGGCAGTTCTGGAGTGACTCCAGGATAGCAGTTCCTTGGGCTGGTCCCCCCAGAGCCCCTGGACTGAAGGCTCTGGGAGAGGATGCAGCGCAAAGGCACACGTGAGGATCTGCTTTGAGGGCCTGACGTTTTGGAATGAGCTGGGTTTGTTTGTGGGCTCCTGAATGTGCCTGACAACATGCAGAATCGGTCATGGTCCCGCCAGGAGGACAGTGAGGAAATCTGCCCCAAGGAAGTCTGGCTGCTATCCAGGCCCACAAGACTTCACCAGCCCCCACCATGAATCCAGTTTTCTAGAGGGGGGTGGGGCATGGCTGGTGAACCTGGTCCTGAAGCCTAGCTCCATGCTCAATCCCAACTGCCCATCTTCCCACTGGGCCTGCTTCTCTTGGGAGCCAGCAGGCAAGTTTGGGGCCTCAGGTGGGGCAGGCTTGCTCATAGGTGGGCAGGACGTCAGCTCAGGCCTGGCCCTCGGGCAGAGGAAGTCTGGGTGGGCACCCTCTGGCCACTCAGGAGGGTGGCCTGGGGAGATGGGTGTCCTGGTTTGAGATAGGGCAGAAATTcagttgaccatccagaccctaGTCGGCCTGGTCCAGCCCCATGGCCGCGTACACCCAGGGAGCCGGCAGTTGCTGGACTTTCACCTTCAGCGAGGTGGGTTTGCCCTGGGCGGCAGACGTCCAGGTGGTCCGAGTTGGGGCCTCTTGCTCTGCCCTGCTCGGTAGCCCGGGCGGGAGCAGCCCTAGGCCCCCATGTGTCTTCCTGTAAAGATGCCACCAGGCTCGCGGGTCGGCAGTGTGCTGGGCAGACGAACTCGGGGCTGCGGAATGTTGCTCCCCTGCCCGCTAGCTGCGAGGCAGGCGCCCTCGCCCCACAGTGCCGCTCGTCCCCGGAGAGAGGGGAAGGCGGGGTGGTGGGCTTCCCCGAGGGCGCCCGGCTGCCCCTCTAATgaggaggaaggggtggaggCCGCGAGGAGAGCCACAGCAGGCCAGACGCCGGGTCCCAGCGCCGCGCCCTCATCCCTCAGATGCTACTTTGTCACCTGAAAGGAAAAATGGGTCAGGTCCTGGTGAGGGAGGGGCGGCAGGGCCGACGCTGGGTGCCTGCCCGGAGCGCAGAGCTCAGATTCCCGCTTGGGCCCGGCGGCGCCGAGTCCCCTCCCTACCGGGAGTGGGCAGGTGGCCAGGAACACAGCGGGCCGAGCAGGTCCGTGACCCGCGCCTGTCTCCGCAACAGCCCCGACTTCTCACCTGCGCCCCCGAGCCTTCAGACCGGACGGAGCCGGGGAGCGGTCCCCCCAGCCGCCACCTCTGGGGCCGAGGAGCGGTGACAGCGCCGACccggggggaagggaggaaggaggagagacaAAGGCGCGCCGGCCCCGCCTCCTCGCGCCGCCCACCATGTGTCAGTCAGAGGCGCGGCGAGGACCCGAGCTCCGCGCGGCGAAATGGTGAGATGCCCACGGCCGCGTCCTAACCCCGCCGCACCCCGCCGCGACCTCCGGAAGGTCAGAGTTCACGTCCAGCGGCTCCGCGGTGGAGGTGGTGGCGGCGGCAGGGGGCTAGGGGACCAGCTTCCGCGGCTAGAGGGGCCCACTCCGGGGGGCCTGAGTCGGAGAGCCCGCTTCAGGTATTGGTGGGGGCCAGCgggctggtggtccagtgtccaCGCTGCGCCCCCGCCCCGCTTGGGCGCAGCTTCTCTGGGATTGGTCCCCGCACTCCTGCAGAGAGCAGGGTGGGCGGGAGGAACCTGGGGTAGAGGAGTGATGTGTCTGGCTTGGCTTGGCCCCTACCCATTTCGTGGACCTTTTTAAAGGGACGGGAGAGAATGATCGCAGAGGGTCTGGTGAGCAGTGCAGAGTCAGCAGATTCAGGGCCGCTGCTGAGCTGCAGGGCCCGGCCTTCGGCTGTTCTCCATCTTCTCTGCTTTCTTATCAGCTGTGCTGCCTTTGTTCCTTGGTTTGTTGAGCAGCTGGGGGCAGAGGACCGAGCTGCTCTGAGAGCAGAGGCGCAGATGGAGCCTGCTGCTCCAGCTGAGTGTAGTGTTTTTGATGAAACCGAGGCTCCAGGACATTCTCCGAGCGGGTAGTAGTGTGGTCTAAAGCCCACACTGGGGCCTTGAGAGCATCTAGGTCCTGGGTCTGTGGCACGGCGACCTGGGCCTCAGTGTCACGACTCAGGATAGAACTTACCCTGGTCTCTGGCTCCCCTGAAGCTGAGCCTTTGCTGACTGTACCGAATTAGGGCTGGTGGGGTCAGAGGAAGGCCCACCTACCTTTACTGGAAGGGGGGGGCCTGGGTCAGGTGTGTGTGGCCCCAGCAGGCCTGAGGGTTGGCAGGGAGCTTCGCGCCACCACCCTCTGGATTGTCGTGGAGAACCTGAGCTGACGTAGAAAGACTGCAGGGGGGATGGAGCAGTAGCCGTGaggggtttgtgtgtgtgcacctgcgtgtgtatgtgtgatcTTACCAGGCCTGATCTCTTATCAGATGAGGAAGGAAGAGGCTTGGTCCGTGGAGAGAGTTACCCAGATCCTATGCTGCCAGAGGCTTGGGGGCTCAGCCTAGCTCTCCTTGAAGCCCACGTGAACACAGCTGGCCTCAGGCAGGCGGGGACCGCCCTGTGGGCTCTGTCTACACTGCCTCCTTGGTGCTCGGCCCCACGGTCCGAGACAGGGCCCTCGCCAGGTTCAGAAGCTATTCTGAGCAGTCTCAGCTGACATGCAGGTAGAGAGACTGGGAGGTGAGCGCTGACAGAGGCAGCCCAGCCCCCGACTCAGAGTGCGGTTAGCGTGAGGAGGTCTGGCCAGTGTCACCAAATCCGTGGAGAGGCAGGCAAGCTTGCCGAGGGTGCGGTGGATGGGAAGGGTGGGGCCCCTGGTCCTCTGCTGACCTCGGTCGTGCGTGGACATGTGCCCTGCAGGTTGCACTTCCCTCAGCTGGCCCTGAGGCGGAGGCTGGGACAGCTGAGCTGCATGTCCAAACCTGCCCTGAAACTGCGCTCCTGGCCCCTGAcggtcctctactatctcctgccCCTCGGCGCCCTCAGGCCCCTCAGCCGGGTGGGATGGAGGCCTGTGAGCAGGGTAAGTGTGCGGGGGCTGCCGGCCCTGCCTCCCCGCAGCAGGCTGGAGGGGGGTGCCCAGTTATCTGGGCAGAGGTGGTGCTGTGGGGCCTGAGCCCTTCAACAGATGCTGTTGGAAGGCAAGTTGGTGGAAGGGCTGGGCTGGTCGGTGGCCATGTGGGCTGTGGACAGGTGACTGGAAAGGCCCATCATCCACGGGCTGCTCTCTCTGCCTGCATTCCTGCCGTGTAAGTGCTCTGTTTCTGGAAAGAACCCACATTGGGCATTCAGAAAATGGTGTCTGTTTCATCTCCTGTGTTCAGGCAGAAGAAAGCTTAGAGGTGATTTTGAGAAGAATCAAATTTCTGGACGCCAGAGGGCAGTTCATACACGCTAGAGCCTGTGTGGCCTCTTTGGGTAGGGATGCTTTTGAGGACCCAGGAGCCCCCAGCAGGGCCAGGTGAGGGCCCTGAGCAGCCCAATGGGTGTCACCAGGCTTGGAAGCTGAGGGTACCTATGGGGCACTGGGCATTAGGCCTCGGGTCATAGGGCAGCCCTGGGCCACCCCCACACGTGGGTATCAGCCGGGAGTGCAAAGAGCTGCTAACTCAGTGCCTCTTTAGAGGTGTTTAAAGTTGGGAGTGGAATTGCTTTTGCACCCTGGGGACTTGGTCTTGGCAGTGTTCAGCAAGCAGCAGCCACCAATTAAAGCAGGTCCTGCAGTGGCACCTGAGATTTAAGAGCTTGGGCTGGAGGGTCTGACTGAGGTGCAGAGTTCCCTCTCCTAGAGGAGCTTTGGGTGGGGACGGCTGTGTGGACTGCGAGGCCCTTGGAGTATAGGTGTCAGTGCCCGGTACTTCTGCCCGAAAGCCCCTATGCTCAGGGCAGGCTGAGCACGTGCACTTTGGGGTGTGGACTCGCCTGAGCACCGAGAGCCGATTGTTCCCGTGCTGGTCTGGGACGCTCGCAGCAGTGCCCACCACAGCCTGTGTGTGACCACATCCGATCCTCGTATGCCCGTCCCCATCCAAGAAACGGGGTGGGAATGCTGCAGGAAACGGGTGATACCTGAGCTACTGTGTAAAGACTTGGAAGCTCAGTCTGGTTCCTGGTGAGAAACCACCATGTCACAAAGCCCTCAAGGGTCCCAGCTGCTCGGGCCTCAGAGCTGGTCCCTGTGGGGGGGTCCTGGGGCTGCGTGCACGGCGTGGCACACTCACCTGCCCTTGGGGCCTGCAGGTGGCCTTGTACAAGTCGGTGCCAACGCGCTTGCTGTCGCGGGCCTGGGGCCGCCTCAACCAAGTGGAGCTGCCGCACTGGCTGCGCAGGCCCGTCTACAGCCTGTACATCTGGACTTTCGGGGTGAACATGAAGGAGGCCGCCGTGGAAGACCTGCACCACTACCGCAACCTCAGCGAGTTCTTCCGGCGCAAGCTGAAGCCGCAGGCCCGGCCCGTGTGCGGCCTGCACAGCGTGGTGAGGCCCGACCCACCTCCCGCCTCGGCACCTTTGGGCACACTGGGCCTGGTGGGCACTGCTTCCAAGCTGGACCCCCAGGGGGGCCATGGCCCTGTCCTCCACACCCTCCCCTGCAGCGAGCCTCTCCTGACCCTTCCAGATCAGCCCCTCGGATGGGAAGATCCTCAACTTCGGACAGGTGAAGAACTGTGAGGTGGAGCAGGTGAAGGGGGTCACCTACTCACTGGAGTCGTTCCTGGGCCCCCGCACGCCCTCAGAGGACCTGCCCTTCCCCCCAGGTGGGTCCTGGCCCTCGGTGCTGGGCGCCAGCAGGTGGAGGGGCGGGAGGCCTGTGGACAGGAGACCCTCTGCCTGCAGCTCAGGCCTCCCTGGAGCCGGTGTCCAGGTGGCACAGAGGGCTCTGAGCAGCTGGCCCACGTCTGCCCGCAGCCACGCCCCACAGCTCCTTCAGGAGCCAGCTGGTCACGCGCGAAGGGAACGAGCTCTACCACTGCGTCATCTACCTGGCCCCCGGGGACTACCACTGCTTCCACTCCCCTACTGACTGGACCGTCTCCCACAGGCGCCACTTCCCAGGTAGGCCGGGCCCAGCTGCCCCCGGGGGCCTCGGACGAGCGCCTCGGCTTCTTCCTGTCAGAGGCCGTGGGCTCCAGAGTTGGGGGCAAAGCTGGGTGTGGGGATGCAGGTTGGGGTCCAGCCTGCTCTGCATCTAGAATGACAGGCCAGGCAGGGAGTACACATGTCTGTCCCACAGGCTCCCTGATGTCCGTGAACCCTGGCATGGCCCGCTGGATCAAGGAGCTCTTCTGCCACAATGAGCGGGTGGTCCTGACTGGGGACTGGAAACACGGCTTCTTCTCACTGACGGCCGTGGGGGCCACCAACGTGGGCTCCATCCGCATCTACTTCGACCGGGTAAGCAGGTCCCACGGCCAtcctgggctccctgcactgtCTCCTGTGCGGCCAGAGCTGCTGGGGCTGCGACTTCTAGGAAGGCGGGTCTCCCACCCCGGTCTAGAGGTGGCTGCAGGGGGAGGGAATTAATCTCCATGCTTGGCACTTGCTTCTGCTGAAAACCCAAGGGGAGCCCTTGTGTGTGACGGGCACAGGTGAACAGGCAGGTCATGCCTCCTCCATTCCTTCCAGCCCCAGGTCACAGCAGGTCAGGGGCTCTCAGCTCAGACCTGGCCCTTGGCCTGAGCTGCTGTTCCCACTTCCCTTCCCAagcagggtggggggcagggtgtgTCCACGGCCCACATGctctgtccccacctcccaggACCTGCACACGAACAGCCCGCGGTACAGCAAAGGCTCCTACAATGACTTCAGCTTTGTGACGCACGCCAACAAGGAGGGCATCCCCATGCGCAAGGGCGAGCACCTGGGCGAGTTCAACCTGGGCTCCACCATCGTGCTCATCTTCGAGGCCCCCAAGGACTTCAACTTCAGACTGCAGGCAGGACAGAAGATCCGATTTGGGGAGGCTTTGGGCTCCCTCTGAGCCTCCTGCATGGCCGTGGCTGCTGAGGGTCCTTTCAAGGGGACTGCAGGGTCTTACCAGGCAGGACCTGGGTGACTTCCGTCCCTGCTTCTGGGGTGCAGACAAGGTCGTCAGAGCCCATCGTGCCTAGACCGCCGTCACCCCCTCTCCCACCCGAGGAGAAAGTGTGGGCCAGGATGATGGAGTCCCTCTTGGAGACTTTCTTACGTCTCGTAAAAACTGGCTCTTTGACCTCCCGGCCAAGTGTTCGGTTGGTCCCGATTTCCGTTCTGAGATACGCGGTAGTTAAGGTACCTTCTTGCTGCTCGTCCTGTCACTGCTTTCTGGCCTCCGCCTCTGCTTCCCCTGCACAGGGTGAGGTGCCTCCTGGCACTGACTGTGGGCCCCACAGCGGGGCCGGTAACGCAGCTGCTTTCTGTCCCTGAGTTTTCTCCACCTTGCTTGTTGGGAAAGGCTGTCTTCTCTCTTTGCACATGTGGCTGAACACGTCACCTGCCGAGACTCTGTCAGCAGCTTCCAAGGGTGGCCTTTGGTGGCTCGGTGCTTTGCAGGCCCTGGCGAGTGACCTTTCGGAGCTGGTAGAATCTATTATCGACCCCCCTAGTGGTGGCCCAGCTGGGACCAGGGGCGAGCTTGTGTCCCCTCCCTACATCCAGGCCtgtgtaaatataaatatgcagAAGTTGCTGCTATTGATCAGGGGCTTACACTGGAAACAAAGGAGCCTTGTTGATGTCTTTGGTGTGTGACGGAGGGGGGTGTCAGTGCCTAGAAAACC harbors:
- the PISD gene encoding phosphatidylserine decarboxylase proenzyme, mitochondrial isoform X3, giving the protein MAASVGQGCLRWLPGVAWRNRRPHCEDAALSHFLQSLRKPPLRTFSTNARKVHTAPARTSSLLRPLPILVATAGGYAGYRQYEKYRERELEKLGLDVPPKLAGHWEVALYKSVPTRLLSRAWGRLNQVELPHWLRRPVYSLYIWTFGVNMKEAAVEDLHHYRNLSEFFRRKLKPQARPVCGLHSVISPSDGKILNFGQVKNCEVEQVKGVTYSLESFLGPRTPSEDLPFPPATPHSSFRSQLVTREGNELYHCVIYLAPGDYHCFHSPTDWTVSHRRHFPGSLMSVNPGMARWIKELFCHNERVVLTGDWKHGFFSLTAVGATNVGSIRIYFDRDLHTNSPRYSKGSYNDFSFVTHANKEGIPMRKGEHLGEFNLGSTIVLIFEAPKDFNFRLQAGQKIRFGEALGSL
- the PISD gene encoding phosphatidylserine decarboxylase proenzyme, mitochondrial isoform X1, whose translation is MVRCPRPRPNPAAPRRDLRKVRVHVQRLRGGGGGGGRGLGDQLPRLEGPTPGGLSRRARFRLHFPQLALRRRLGQLSCMSKPALKLRSWPLTVLYYLLPLGALRPLSRVGWRPVSRVALYKSVPTRLLSRAWGRLNQVELPHWLRRPVYSLYIWTFGVNMKEAAVEDLHHYRNLSEFFRRKLKPQARPVCGLHSVISPSDGKILNFGQVKNCEVEQVKGVTYSLESFLGPRTPSEDLPFPPATPHSSFRSQLVTREGNELYHCVIYLAPGDYHCFHSPTDWTVSHRRHFPGSLMSVNPGMARWIKELFCHNERVVLTGDWKHGFFSLTAVGATNVGSIRIYFDRDLHTNSPRYSKGSYNDFSFVTHANKEGIPMRKGEHLGEFNLGSTIVLIFEAPKDFNFRLQAGQKIRFGEALGSL
- the PISD gene encoding phosphatidylserine decarboxylase proenzyme, mitochondrial isoform X2 → MPGKSTRPLPAPRPCCAPCPFWSPRLAGMQGTGSTRSTGSESWRSWAWTSRPSLLVTGRLHFPQLALRRRLGQLSCMSKPALKLRSWPLTVLYYLLPLGALRPLSRVGWRPVSRVALYKSVPTRLLSRAWGRLNQVELPHWLRRPVYSLYIWTFGVNMKEAAVEDLHHYRNLSEFFRRKLKPQARPVCGLHSVISPSDGKILNFGQVKNCEVEQVKGVTYSLESFLGPRTPSEDLPFPPATPHSSFRSQLVTREGNELYHCVIYLAPGDYHCFHSPTDWTVSHRRHFPGSLMSVNPGMARWIKELFCHNERVVLTGDWKHGFFSLTAVGATNVGSIRIYFDRDLHTNSPRYSKGSYNDFSFVTHANKEGIPMRKGEHLGEFNLGSTIVLIFEAPKDFNFRLQAGQKIRFGEALGSL
- the PISD gene encoding phosphatidylserine decarboxylase proenzyme, mitochondrial isoform X4 → MCQSEARRGPELRAAKWLHFPQLALRRRLGQLSCMSKPALKLRSWPLTVLYYLLPLGALRPLSRVGWRPVSRVALYKSVPTRLLSRAWGRLNQVELPHWLRRPVYSLYIWTFGVNMKEAAVEDLHHYRNLSEFFRRKLKPQARPVCGLHSVISPSDGKILNFGQVKNCEVEQVKGVTYSLESFLGPRTPSEDLPFPPATPHSSFRSQLVTREGNELYHCVIYLAPGDYHCFHSPTDWTVSHRRHFPGSLMSVNPGMARWIKELFCHNERVVLTGDWKHGFFSLTAVGATNVGSIRIYFDRDLHTNSPRYSKGSYNDFSFVTHANKEGIPMRKGEHLGEFNLGSTIVLIFEAPKDFNFRLQAGQKIRFGEALGSL
- the PISD gene encoding phosphatidylserine decarboxylase proenzyme, mitochondrial isoform X5, with translation MSKPALKLRSWPLTVLYYLLPLGALRPLSRVGWRPVSRVALYKSVPTRLLSRAWGRLNQVELPHWLRRPVYSLYIWTFGVNMKEAAVEDLHHYRNLSEFFRRKLKPQARPVCGLHSVISPSDGKILNFGQVKNCEVEQVKGVTYSLESFLGPRTPSEDLPFPPATPHSSFRSQLVTREGNELYHCVIYLAPGDYHCFHSPTDWTVSHRRHFPGSLMSVNPGMARWIKELFCHNERVVLTGDWKHGFFSLTAVGATNVGSIRIYFDRDLHTNSPRYSKGSYNDFSFVTHANKEGIPMRKGEHLGEFNLGSTIVLIFEAPKDFNFRLQAGQKIRFGEALGSL